CGTCCGCCTGCTCGGGCGAGAGGTAGGTGGTCGCCTGGTCGACACCGGGGCCCGGGGTCAGGCTCGCGGTCCGGAGGCTCAGGTCGACCGCCTCGAGGCCGGCCGGGAGCGCGTCATCGACCACAATGAACTGCCGCTCCTCGGGGACGGTCACCCGCAGCCGCACCCGCACCAGTTCCCCGGCGGCGACGGAGCTCACCGGCTCGGCCCGGTCGTACCGCTCGTACCACCGCTCCACCCGGATTCCCTGCTCCTCGGGGTTGACCGGACGCTCCTTCGGTACCTCGTGGACGGTGAGGTAGTAGTAGATCGGCGCCCCGGGTCCGGTGGCCGCCAGCTGCACGGCCAGCGTGCGGCCGTCCACCAGCCCGGTGAGCGCCACGCTCGAGTCGCGCATGGCCCCTCGCGCGCTCGCCGCGGGCGCCCCGGCGGAGGAGAGCAGCGTCCGCCCCGCGCCGCTCACCGCGAACGGCCGCGCGGCCGCGGCCCGCGACCGGCGATCGAACGCCGCGAGCGCGCTCACGATGGACGCGTAGTCCTGCGTGTTCCAGTAGTCGAGCGTGCCGGCGCGGCCCTGCTGCACCAGCGTCTCCACCAGCGGTCCCACCAGGGGGCTGGCCGAGTCGACGGCCAGCGTGGCCTGCAGCAGCCGGCCATAGGGCCGGCTGCGGCTGGTGAAGTAGTGCACGTCGCGGAGCGCAACCTCCGGCATCACCGCGCGGCGCCCCTCGACCTTCACCGACTTCCACGCCGGCTCGAGCAGGGTGCGGGCCGCGCGGAACGCCTTCCGCCGCGCCAGCACCTCCGCCAGGCGCACCCGGTCCTCCCACGCCAGCTGCGCCGCGTTCCGCAGCAGCTCGTTCTCGGCGGCGATGTGGGGCTTGCCCAGGCGGCTCAGGTAGTCGACCGCCGCCACCTGGTCGGCGAGCCGCACCTGCACCCGCTCATACCAGCCGATGACCGGCGCGGCGATGGCCTCGGGTCATCGAGCGCCGCGCGCAGGTAGCCACCGAGCCGCGCGAGAACGCTGTCGTCCACCGCGATGCCGGCGGCGCGGGCGTCGAGCAGCGTGGCCCCGGCGTAGGCGCTGAGCCACGGCGTGGTCCAGTCGGTGCTGCCCCAGTACCCGATCCCGCCGTCGGCGCGCTGGCGCCGGCTCAGGATCCCTACCGCGGTCTCGATCTCCCGCTTCGGGTTCCCCTTGAGCAGGGTGGTCTTCGTCTCCAGCTGCGCGCGGTACAGCGCGATGATCGGCTGCGCCGCGCTCGAGGCCTGCTCCGTGCAGTAGTACGGGTACACCCGGAGCTCCCACGACAGGCCCCGGACCACGCTCAGCGGCGAGCTGCCCAGGGTGAGGCTCAGCCGGGAGCGGGCCAGGTCGAGCCCCTCCGGCAGGGCAAACCGCGCCGTGGCGGTGTCGAGCAGCACCCCGGCGATGGTCCAGGCGCGCGGACGGAAGGCCGGACGCACGGCCAGCCGCTGCTCCACCAGGTCGGCGTCGCCGGCGCCGGTGACGCGGAACCGGAACGCGGCGCTGTCGCCGCCGCCCACCGGGTCGCCGCCGGGCTGGCGGAAGGCGAACCGCACCTCGCGGCCGCGGCCGGCCTCGAGGGTGGCCGTCTGGCTCGCCGCGCCCGTGAGCTCCGCGCCGCGCGGCTCGGCCTTCACCGTGACGGTGGGCGTGCCGCCAGCGCGCTGATTCACCACCACGCCGGCCTCGAAGCGGTCGCCCTCGCGGATGAAGCGGGGCAGCGCGGGCCGCGCCAGGAGCGGGCGGGTCACGAGCATGGGCGACTCGCCCTTGCCGTAGCGGTCACCGGCGGTGACCGCCACCGCCATCACCCGGAAGGTGGTGAGGTTGTCCGGCAGCCTGGCGGCGGCCGTCGCGGCGCCGGTGGAATCCGTGAGCACGCTGCCCAGGAAGAACGCGGTGGTCTTGAACTGGGAACGGAGCAGGTCGGCCTCGCCCTGGCCACCGCCGCCGCCGGGGGCGCGGTTGCCCTTCTCGCCCTCGGGCACCTGGGGCGCCACGGTGGTGAGGTTGCTCGCCAGCCGGAGGCCGAGGCCCCGCTCGCGATAGAGCAGGTCGAGCGGGTCGGGGGTGCGGTACCCGGTCAGCGCCAGGACGCCCTCGTCGACCGCCCAGAGCGTGACCTCGGCGCGCTGCCCGCGCCCGTTGCGGTCGGTGACCTTGAGCTGCACCCGCGCGGTATCGGCGGGACGGTACTCCCTGCGCAGCGGCGCCACGGCCACCGTCAGGCGCTTGACCTCGGGCGTCACCCGCAGGTCGGCGTAGCCCACCCGCATGGTGGGGCGGCCCGGGTCGTCGAGCGGGCCCGGCGCGGCGCTGCGGCCGCGGGCCACCACGATGGACACGAAGGCGTTGGGGGCCCACGCCTCGGTCACGGGGAACTTGAGCGTCGTGGAGCCGCTGGTGATGTGGATGCGACGCTGCTCGATCAACCCCTCGCGCTCCACGGTCACCCAGGCATCGGCGTCGGTGAAGGGCGAGGCGAAGAGCACGGTCGCGGTGTCGCCCACGCTGTAGCGGGACTTGTCGGGCACCACGTCCATCTTGAACTGCGACTCGTCGTTCCACGGCACGTAGTCGCTGCCCGTGGCCCAGCGGTAGACGCTGGTCGAGACGGCGCGGCCCTGCCGGTCCTGGGCCTCGAAGGTGAGGATGTAGGTGCCGCCGCCCGGCGGCGTGAAGCGGCAGTTGACCGGCTGCTCACGCTCGGTCTCCACGCCGCAGCGCGCGACCGTGTCCGAGACCCATTCGCCGTAGACCTCGCTGTACCCGCCGCGCGTGCGGTGCACCCGGTGCCACTCCCGCCGTACCACGGTGCCCTTCACCTTGATGCCCTCCACCCGGCGCCCATCCGGCCGGACCGCGATCAGCGCCACGGCCTGCAGCTGCCCCGCGGTCCAGAAGTAGCTCTGGCCCAGCGGCCTGGCGCCTATATAAAAGGAAGCGGGGTGGATCAGGACGCTGGCCTGCGCGCCGACCGACTGCCGGTTGACGTCGGTGACCGAGGCCTCGAGCACCGCCCGCGCCGGCCGGCCCTTCACCGCCGGCCCCACCGGGAAACGGATGGTGGCCCGTCCCTTTCCATCGAGGGTGTCGGTGCCCTGCGCCAGGGTGGTGACCCCGCCCGATTCCTCCTCCTCCCACCACCAGCCGCCATCGCCGAAGTAGTAGCCCTCGGTGCCGGGGATCTCCACCGCGCCGAAGCCGAGCGAAGTCTGCCGGGCCGACCAGGTGAGCACCGCGCGCGCCATGGGGGCGCCGAAGAGGTAGCGGGCCTCCACGGCGGCCGTGGCGGAATCGCCCGGAAAGCGGGGTGCGGAATCGGCGGTGGCCGTCACCAGGAACTCCGGCGGCCGGTACTCCGCCACCCGGTAGTCGGCGGAGGCGAAGTCCTGCCACTCGCCTCCGCGCTTGAGCTGCAGCCGCACCGAGTAGCTGCCGAGCGGCGAGCCCGCCGGGATGGTGAAGCTCTGGGCGGAGGTGCCGAACGCCGTCGGCGCGACGGTGACCTCGCGCAGCGTGCTCCCTTCGCGGTCCTGGAAGATCCAGTGCAGGCTGTCGGTGCGTGCCGGCACGGTGAGCGTGCCGAGGTTGCCGTTCCGCACGATGGCCTTGGCGTAGACCGGCTCGCCCGGGCGGTAGATGCCCCGCTCGGTGAAGACCGCCGCCGCGAGCGGGTAGCGGTCGGTGCCGTAGGCGGAGCTGACGTTGAAGCGCCACGGCGAAAGGTCGGGGTCGTAGCTGGAGATGCTGGTGAGGGCCTTGTCGTTGCCATCACTCGCCACGACGTACCCCTGGAAGCCGTACTCCTCGCTGCTGCTCGAGTCCGTGACGTAGGGACCCAGGACCGCGATCCCGTCGGCGGTGGTGCGGGCGGTGGCGCGGACCTTCCCGGTGGTGCCGTAGAGCGTCACCGTGGCGCCCGCCCGCGGCTTGCCGTCGGACACGCCCGTGACCCAGACCACGCCGCCGGAGAGGCCGATCTTGGCGTGCACGGCGAGGTCGGTCACCTGCACGATGGCGTAGGGCTGGTTGGCCTGCCAGTCCTCGGAGAGCGTCGGGCTGGTGACCTTCACCAGCTGCAGGATGGGCGCGCTGGGCCGCTGCATGTTGTACAGCGGCAGCTTGACGCCGAAGATGCGCACCCGATCGCGCGGCCCGGTCACCCGGATGCGGGTGGTGCTGGCGCCCTTGAGCACTGCGGCGAGGGCGCTGTCGTCCTGGTTCCAGCGGTTGTACTGCAGCATGGCCGGGATCAGCCGTGCCGGCACCGGCGCGATGGTCACGGCCAGGGTGTCGACGTTCACGTACTTGACGGCGAGGGTGCGGAACGGCGCCCGCTCGACGGTCATCCGGCCGTACTCGTGCTCCACCAGCGGCGCATAGCCGGTGGTCCGGAAGCCCGCGGCGGGATTGCCGGTGAGACGCTGCCCGAAGATGTCGGTGAGGGTGGGCGCCGCGCTCACCGCGTAGGCGGTGTGCGGCGTCAGCGTGGTCTCGAGGTACCAGGTCTCGGAGGTCTCGGAGGTATCCGACACCGAGAACGACACCTTGGGCAGGATGCCGATGCCCCGCTCCACGTCGGCGCCCCGGACCGGGGTGGAGAACTCGAGCCGGATGCCGCCGGCGGGGCAGACGTCGCCGCCGCCACAGCTCGCGCCCACCAGGCGGAATCCGGTATAGGTCTGGAAGCCCCAGCGGACGAAGGGCCGGGTGTTCTCGGGATCAATGCTGCTGGGCAGCACCAGCTCCCCGGCGCAGTCGAGCGGGAGGGGCCGCACCGGCACCAGCTCAACGATCCGGCGGAGCGAGTCGGCGCCGTGGTCGCGGTCCCACCCGCCGGCCTC
The Gemmatimonadota bacterium DNA segment above includes these coding regions:
- a CDS encoding Ig-like domain-containing protein produces the protein MWSPRVLAAVVLAVAATEPPTPLRVLSSSPSGEALPTAPIQVIFDRPVAGSLDRAVDPAGLLRITPALAGRAEWRDPVTLRFLPAAPLTPGTSYTVTIASTFEAMDGSRLAEPYVYSFAVSGPTLLTGLPVSEGEHPRFLTPESTFEVVYSTPLGAEAARQLGYVEFSSTCRAPGAIPLRVRGQRPIDDEAPWQFQEAGGWDRDHGADSLRRIVELVPVRPLPLDCAGELVLPSSIDPENTRPFVRWGFQTYTGFRLVGASCGGGDVCPAGGIRLEFSTPVRGADVERGIGILPKVSFSVSDTSETSETWYLETTLTPHTAYAVSAAPTLTDIFGQRLTGNPAAGFRTTGYAPLVEHEYGRMTVERAPFRTLAVKYVNVDTLAVTIAPVPARLIPAMLQYNRWNQDDSALAAVLKGASTTRIRVTGPRDRVRIFGVKLPLYNMQRPSAPILQLVKVTSPTLSEDWQANQPYAIVQVTDLAVHAKIGLSGGVVWVTGVSDGKPRAGATVTLYGTTGKVRATARTTADGIAVLGPYVTDSSSSEEYGFQGYVVASDGNDKALTSISSYDPDLSPWRFNVSSAYGTDRYPLAAAVFTERGIYRPGEPVYAKAIVRNGNLGTLTVPARTDSLHWIFQDREGSTLREVTVAPTAFGTSAQSFTIPAGSPLGSYSVRLQLKRGGEWQDFASADYRVAEYRPPEFLVTATADSAPRFPGDSATAAVEARYLFGAPMARAVLTWSARQTSLGFGAVEIPGTEGYYFGDGGWWWEEEESGGVTTLAQGTDTLDGKGRATIRFPVGPAVKGRPARAVLEASVTDVNRQSVGAQASVLIHPASFYIGARPLGQSYFWTAGQLQAVALIAVRPDGRRVEGIKVKGTVVRREWHRVHRTRGGYSEVYGEWVSDTVARCGVETEREQPVNCRFTPPGGGTYILTFEAQDRQGRAVSTSVYRWATGSDYVPWNDESQFKMDVVPDKSRYSVGDTATVLFASPFTDADAWVTVEREGLIEQRRIHITSGSTTLKFPVTEAWAPNAFVSIVVARGRSAAPGPLDDPGRPTMRVGYADLRVTPEVKRLTVAVAPLRREYRPADTARVQLKVTDRNGRGQRAEVTLWAVDEGVLALTGYRTPDPLDLLYRERGLGLRLASNLTTVAPQVPEGEKGNRAPGGGGGQGEADLLRSQFKTTAFFLGSVLTDSTGAATAAARLPDNLTTFRVMAVAVTAGDRYGKGESPMLVTRPLLARPALPRFIREGDRFEAGVVVNQRAGGTPTVTVKAEPRGAELTGAASQTATLEAGRGREVRFAFRQPGGDPVGGGDSAAFRFRVTGAGDADLVEQRLAVRPAFRPRAWTIAGVLLDTATARFALPEGLDLARSRLSLTLGSSPLSVVRGLSWELRVYPYYCTEQASSAAQPIIALYRAQLETKTTLLKGNPKREIETAVGILSRRQRADGGIGYWGSTDWTTPWLSAYAGATLLDARAAGIAVDDSVLARLGGYLRAALDDPRPSPRRSSAGMSGCRCGSPTRWRRSTT